One window of Dermatophagoides farinae isolate YC_2012a unplaced genomic scaffold, ASM2471394v1 contig1, whole genome shotgun sequence genomic DNA carries:
- the LOC142597876 gene encoding calcium-dependent protein kinase 5-like — MIRQILHIVKRCHEQNIVHCDLKLQNFMIKHPNPWSQLILIDFGLAKKIVNNQDIVGTFGTTQYMAPEVVEGHFKYEADVWSIGIIMFMMLSKKVPYRNSLTLDAGKNELIKINNVPDYISDDAKDLLSRLLERNRHKRISIADALKHRFISNNRINYCYIKFIYAKS, encoded by the exons ATGATTCGTCAGATTCTACACATTGTTAAGCGTTGCCACGAGCAAAACATTGTGCACTGCGATCTGAAGCTACAGAACTTCATGATAAAGCACCCTAATCCTTGGTCCCAATTGATTCTGATAGACTTTGGACTGGCCAAAAAGATAGTCAACAACCAAGACATCGTAGGAACTTTCGGCACCACGCAATACATGGCGCCGGAAGTAGTCGAAGGACACTTTAAATACGAAGCCGATGTCTGGAGTATTGGAATAATCATGTTTATGATGTTGTCAAAGAAAGTTCCGTATCGCAATTCCTTGACGCTCGACGCTGGCAAAAACGAACTAATTAAGATTAACAACGTTCCAGATTACATTTCTGACGATGCTAAGGATCTTTTGAGCCGACTTCTGGAACGTAACCGTCACAAGCGGATTTCGATTGCCGACGCTTTGAAACACCGattcatcagcaacaacagaataa ACTATTGTTATATTAAATTTATATATGCAAAAAGTTAA
- the LOC142597877 gene encoding serine/threonine-protein kinase RIO2-like, translating into MLKYEFAPKSALQSNIKLRKLPLKQLLGDLLNFDLLTYEGVKVHQGYRLTWKGFDYLALHHIIGAGLITSVGPRIGIGKEADIHIILIDIAKLGYVHGDYNEFNIIVDEENVVSANSITIIDFPQCLKTSHHAAPEYFDRDSMSIKLFFERRFKYVLDQIPTWADIQAELNLSELDSNEADFNSGQDEEKSDGEEIFEVLQSDIENEENHEISK; encoded by the exons ATGCTCAAGTACGAATTTGCGCCTAAATCAGCGCTACAAAGCAATATCAAATTGCGCAAACTACCTTTAAAACAGTTGCTTGGAGATCTTTTGAACTTCGACTTGTTAACTTACGAAGGAGTAAAAGTGCATCAAGGCTATAGGCTTACATGGAAGGGCTTTGACTATTTAGCTTTGCATCACATTATTGGGGCAGGTTTGATTACTTCGGTTGGCCCCCGTATAGGCATTGGAAAAGAGGCAGATATTCACATT ATTCTTATTGACATAGCCAAACTCGGTTACGTCCATGGTGATTACAACGAGTTCAACATTATCGTTGACGAAGAAAATGTTGTATCAGCAAATTCTATCacgattattgattttcCACAGTGTCTTAAGACCAGTCACCATGCCGCGCCTGAATATTTCGACCGTGACTCGATGTCcattaaattgtttttcgaACGTAGGTTCAAATATGTTTTGGATCAGATTCCAACTTGGGCTGACATTCAAGCTGAACTAAACTTATCAGAGCTCGATTCAAACGAAGCTGACTTCAATTCTGGTCAGGACGAAGAAAAATCCGACGGAGAGGAAATTTTTGAGGTCCTTCAATCTGACATCGAAAACGAGGAAAATCACGAAATAAGTAAATAA
- the LOC142597878 gene encoding uncharacterized protein LOC142597878, with product MNNSSRINSLLSIFDENRFKKNFKKCELIGSGGFGAVYKALHRYEPNESYYAIKVIKTVLNVYSSTFLDPVVFREISACKNLLSKYVVRYYTWWIQSASDLSSDLTSHLTNIYNNPNEDIDSGLMNIKLYIQMEYCEGETLRQWLFSRLENEAFDSSSSDESSDKHELSEQIRYVQNVPYDYESTQLVEFIERTVNTPELSVKVPSKQCSDTHISIVNQENAKNSLQYSTSQYEYIISLFGMILKGVCEIHEVNIIHRDLKPENILFQKSVSKIGDFGLTLHFQEYFNKHSVNFI from the exons ATGAATAATTCAAGCCGAATAAACTCGTTACTTTCGATTTTCGATGAAAATcgctttaaaaaaaacttcaaaaAATGTGAGCTGATTGGAAGTGGCGGCTTTGGTGCTGTCTACAAAGCGTTGCATCGTTACGAACCGAACGAGAGTTATTACGCAATTAAAGTTATTAAAACAGTTTTAAATGTTTACTCATCTACATTTTTAGATCCTGTTGTTTTTCGAGAAATCTCTGCCTGTAAAAATTTGCTATCTAAATACGTTGTGCGCTATTATACATGGTGGATTCAATCAGCAAGTGACTTATCAAGCGATTTGACGAGTCACCtgacaaatatatataacaatCCAAATGAAGATATCGATTCCGGACTGATGAACATCAAGTTGTACATTCAAATGGAATACTGCGAAGGCGAAACGTTGCGGCAATGGCTTTTTTCAAGACTGGAAAATGAGGCTTTCGATTCTTCGTCCAGTGACGAAAGTTCAGACAAACATGAACTGAGCGAACAAATACGATATGTACAAAATGTACCTTACGACTATGAAAGCACTCAGCTCGTTGAGTTTATCGAAAGAACCGTCAATACTCCAGAATTAAGTGTGAAAGTTCCGTCGAAACAATGTTCTGACACGCACATCAGCATAgtaaatcaagaaaatgCTAAAAACTCATTACAATACTCTACTAGTCAATATGAATACATAATTAGTTTGTTTGGTATGATATTAAAAGGTGTTTGCGAAATACATGAAGTCAACATAATTCACAGAGACTTAAAACCCGAAAACATATTATTTCAAAAGTCTGTTTCAAAAATTGGTGACTTCGGTCTAA CCTTACATTTTCAAGAGTACTTCAACAAACATAGTGTTAATTTTATTTAG